The Salvelinus fontinalis isolate EN_2023a chromosome 34, ASM2944872v1, whole genome shotgun sequence region gaggagggaagggagggagagaggagggaagtgaacagattaacagtgaaatgcttaaagaggagagagaggtggataacAGTTGATTTCAAACGACGGACACGGTACTAAAATAATACATGACCTGATAAATGAACATTCTGTCAAAAGCAAGAAAAGCTCTGACGACATGTTCCAAATGAAACACGAGGTGAACTATCCAAGGTTTTCCACAAAATGAGGAGAGGAAGCAGCTTCATCCTGAGGGGTCCGGTTTCCCAGACATAAACCTGGTCCTGGAGTAAAACACTTCAgtgaagaatctccattgagaatgcTTCTATTCAGGACTTGATGTGTGTCTGGGAAAGCGTCCCCAGatccatctcaatagtctagaCGAGGGCCAGGTAGTAACAGCTGTAGCTAACGTAACGGTGGTTTTACCTTGACGTGTATCTGGTTGCGCAGCACAGCAGCTCTGAGGATCATGGCTTTGGCTCGTCTCTGGAACTCCTTGCCCATGTGGACAGACTTCTCAAACGTATGGCCCCTCTGGTCCACGTCCCTCGCATACAGGATCTGACATCCCACATACAGGAAGTTACTCACTCATACTGGAACTGGGGAGagactggtgtgtgtgtacctgtagtgaTAGTTTGTGTAGATAGACTGGTCTACGGCTAGTGTGTGTGACCTTGTTGTGTgagtctatacgtgtgtgtgtgtgttaccttgctgtgtgagtctatacgtgtgtgtgtgttaccttgctgtgTGAGTCTATACGTGCGTTGATCAGTCCCTCCAGTATGAGCTGGGTCAGTTCATCCTCCAGAGACAACACTGTGGTGTTGAAGGACTGGGACATCTTAGTCATGTCTGCAGACACGTACGGGCTGaagtactgacacacacacacacacacatcaggttAACAACTTGGGCTGAAGTACTGACTCAGGACACAGGTTAACAACTTGGGCTGAAGTACTGACTCAGGACACAGGTTAACACCTTGGGCTGAAGTACTGACTCAGGACACCAGGTTAACAACATGGGCTGAAGTACTGACTCAGGACACCAGGTTAACAACATGGGCTGAAGTACTGACTCAGGTTAACAACTTGGGCTGAAGTACTGACTCAGGTTAACAACTTGGTCTGAAGTACTGACTCAGAACACAGGTTAACAACTTGGGCTGAAGTACTGACTCAGGTTAACAACTTGGGCTGAAGTACTGACTCAGAACACAGGTTAACACCTTGGGCTGAAGTACTGACTCAGGTTAACAACTTTGGCTGAAGTACTGACTCAGGACACAGGTTAACACATTGGGCTGAAGTACTGACTCAGGTTAACAACTTGGGCTGAAGTACTGACTCAGGACACAGGTTAACAATGTGGGCTGAAGTACTGACTCAGAACACAGGTTAACAACTTGGGCTGAAGTACTGACTCAGGACACAGGTTAACAATGTGGGCTGAAGTACTGACTCAGAACACAGGTTAACAATGTGGGCTGAAGTACTGACTCAGAACACAGGTTAACAATGTGGGCTGAAGTACTGACTCAGAACACAGGTTAACAACTTGGGCTGAATTACTGACTCAGAACACAGGTTAACAACTTGGGCTGAAGTACTGACTCAGAACACAGGTTAACAACTTGGGCTGAAGTACTGACTCAGAACACAGGTTAACAACTTGGGCTGAAGTACTGACTCAGGACAGGTGATGTAGGGATATGAAGGAAAGGAATCCAGGTGTAAAACTTCCACAACACTGCAAAGGTGACTAAGTCCTGGTGCCCTGACTGTCTCACCTGTATAAGGGCTCTGTTTCTGATCTGTGTGTACAGTGTTCTAACGTGGGGGGCCAGGTACAGGTCCAATAGAAGGTTATCctgcaggagagaggaggggagagagaggaagggcatTGGTGTTACGTGCACATTCAAATCCCAGTTtgccaccactaggctacctgccgcccctctgaccactaagctacctgccgcccctctgaccactaggctacctgccgcccctctgaccactaggctacctgccgccctttgcctagttaaataaaggttaaataaaatgtaaaaaaacaaccaAGACTAATTCAATAAAAATAGTTTTTCATTCAGATTTTGCAGGTAGTCTGTAACTGTCCATATAAAACTGTTTTCTTCCTTACCTTCATCTCGTCCAGTAGTTTCAGACAGGATGCGTACTTTGATTCGTAAAACTTGAAGATTATGTCACGCACCTGGGGCTCCAACTCTAAAAACAACTTaaaggagctagagagagagatggagagagatatataggagagatagagagaagagagatagaggagagagatataggagagaagagagatataggagaggagagagaaagcgagggaaAAGAGGTGCTGACATTTCAATCAGTCATCACCCAACAAGCTGTTTCCTCTCCATAACAGTTCTCATCAAGGACTTCCACTTGACGGAGAGAACAATGAAGAACATTGTTCTGTAACAGAGCAGTTACCTGGAGGGGACGACTAAGTGTGGTGACCACTGCGTAGGGAGCCTACCTGCTTGAGAAGCACATTGTTCTGTAACAGAGCAGTTACCTGGAGGGGACGACTAAGTGTGGTGACCACTGCGTAGGGAGCCTACCTGCTTGAGATGATGTTCTTCTGTAGTTCCTGTCTGTCGAAGGTGGCCAGGGCACACATCCCTCCATACAGCGCTACATTACTGGGGGACAGGAGCTGCGGAGGGCCCACAACAGGTTACAACTCCTCAATCCTAATACAACTGAAAACACTCCATGTACACAGCAACATATCAGACCAGATACGGTGAGGTACCATATCATTATAATGGGGTGTTGGGGGGCGGGGTCAGGTGAGTTGGGGGTGGGGTCAAGTGAGTTGGGGTCAGAGATAGGGGGTATATTTATATCTGACCTCTGGGAAGTCGCAGTGGTCAAATGAAGCCTGGAGGAAGCACTTGGCGGCCGGTTTGTACTTTCTAGAGGCCAGCTCTGCCAAACCTGTCAAGAGAAACATTTGAAACTCACAATTTAAAAATAGGTTTTATTACCTAAGACTTCAGTGGTCCTCCTAACAGTATAGTATAATGTCTTAGGAGGAGCACTGAAGTCTGCAGCTAACAGTATAGTATAATGTCTTAGCTGCAGACTACAGTGCTCCTCCTAACAGTATAGTATAATGTCTTAGCTGCAGACTACAGTGCTCCTCCTAACAGTATAGTATAATGTCTTAGCTGCAGACTTCAGTGGTCCTCCTAACAGTATAGTATAATGTCTTAGCTGCAGACTACAGTGGTCCTCCTAACAGTATAGTATAATGTCTTAGCTGCAGACTTCAGTGGTCCTCCTAACAGTATAGTATAATGTCTTAGCTGCAGACTTCAGTGGTCCTCCTAACAGTATAGTATAATGTCTTAGCTGCAGACTTCAGTGGTCCTCCTAACAGTATAGTATAATGTCTTAGCTGCAGACTACAGTGCTCCTCCTAACAGTATAGTATAATGTCTTAGCTGCAGACTTCAGTGGTCCTCCTAACAGTATAGTATAATGTCTTAGCTGCAGACTTCAGTGGTCCTCCTAACAGTATGGTATAATGTCTTAGCTGCAGACTACAGTGCTCCTCCTAACAGTATAGTATGTCTTAGCTGCAGACTACAGTGGTCCTCCTAACAGTATAGTATAATGTCTTAGCTGTAGACTACAGTGCTCCTCCTAACAGTATAGTATAATGTCTTAGCTGCAGACTTCAGTGGTCCTCCTAACAGTATAGTATAATGTCTTAGCTGCAGACTACAGTGTTCCTCCTAACAGTATAGTATAATGTCTTAGCTGCAGACTTCAGTGGTCCTCCTAACAGTATAGTATAATGTCTTAGCTGCAGACTTCAGTGGTCCTCCTAACAGTATAGTATAATGTCTTAGCTGCAGACTACAGTGGTCCTCCTAACAGTATAGTATAATGTCTTAGCTGCAGACTACAGTGGTCCTCCTAACAGTATAGTGTAATGTCTTAGCTGCAGACTTCAGTGGTCCTCCTAACAGTATAGTATAATGTCTTAGCTGCAGACTTCAGTGGTCCTCCTAACAGTATAGTATAATGTCTTAGCTGCAGACTTCAGTGGTCCTCCTAACAGTATAGTATAATGTCTTAGCTGCAGACTTCAGTGGTCCTCCTAACAGTATAGTATAATGTCTTAGCTGCAGACTTCAGTGGTCCTCCTAACAGTATAGTATAATGTCTTAGCTGCAGACTTCACTGGTCCTCCTAACAGTATAGTATAATGTCTTAGCTGCAGACTTCAGTGGTCCTCCTAACAGTATAGTATAATGTCTTAGCTGCAGACTTCAGTGGTCCTCCTAACAGTATAGTATAATGTCTTAGCTGCAGACTTCAGTGGTCCTCCTAACAGTATAATGTCTTAGCTGCAGACTACAGTGCTCCTAACAGTATAGTATAATGTCTTAGCTGCAGACTTCAGTGGTCCTCCTAACAGTATAGTATGATGTCTTACCCGCAGCACATTTTAGTTTGGTGAGGACAGATtggttctgactgtctctctctcctcgttgCTAGAAGAACAAGCGGAGGTAAGTCAGTGATTTTCTCTCAGTGTGAAGGCTGTATTAGAGTctactatacacacacaacaattTAAAAAGAAGAACATCTATTGAACACATTCTCATACTGCTTGATTTGACAAGTTTCTCTCACTAGGAAGGTACGATGGAAAGGTTATATTTACTTTTAAGTCATTCAGTACTAACCTCAGCTATCTCTGGAGTCGATTCTGCCTTGCTGACATAGCTAAGTACATGGGACCAGTTCTGGAGGTAAATGCTAACCTAGCGAGAgagaaatacacagagagagagagagagagacaggagagagacagaggagagaaaaagtTTGAGAAACCTTCCAAGGATGTTAGGTCAGACAATCCACATTTATAGACTTGACCAAGTGAAGACACAACTTGACGATAAAAGTTGACATGACATTCATAAACATTCATTTCGGGGGCACATGTTGTTGAGGTCATAGTACCTTGATGACGTTCAGACACATGTTGATGACATGCTTGGCACTAGTGCAGTAGTCTCGGGCTCGGCTATAACACTTGAGGGCATTGCTGAGATCTCCACAGTCTAAATAGTGGTCCCCTAGGTCATCATGACCCCGCCtgaacagacggagagagagggaggggacggaggaggagaggggaggagaggggaggagagagagggggaggagagagagggggaggagaaaagagggggaggagaaaagagggagggaggggggaggagagagggagggaggggagagggggggggagagggggggggggagggaggggagagggagggagggggggggagggagggaggggggggggggaggggagagggatgaggggagagggagggaggggagagggagggaggggagagggagggaggggagagggagggaggggagagggaggagagagagaacttgtTGAGTAGTAGACTGGTTCCATTTGGGTTTTGAGGcccttcctctcccctaccaCATCACTGGCTGTGTCCACATTCTCCAACCTtatcccaaagtgtgcacttgtctTGCACGCTCCCTGTCATGGAGTTGAAAGCGCTGGATGTGTGTAAACCCGGCTGATGTCCTAGGTTCTAGCCATGCATGTTGTCTGAGTTCCATCTCCACTGCTTGTGACACACGTAACACAGTGAAAACAATGTCTACTTGAGTTTCCCCCGTAGCTAGTTACCTGATGCTCTCTTTGATGGAGTTTCCCTTGTAGTTCTTGAGGTCAGTGTCCAGCTTCTCCAGTTTGAGAAGGGCCTTTTTCCTGGTGCTCTCTGCCCAGGCTGCGTCCAGGAGAGGGGCCTCCACCGGCCCATCAGGCACCGCGTCAGGGACACCCTGCGCCTGTCTGGGAATAGACAGAGATATTAGGGTCGTATGCACACATGCAggatctcacacacacaacacacacacgctcacaacacacacacgctcccaacacacacacacacgctcccaacacacacacacacgctcacaacacacacacacacacgctcacaacacacacacgctcacaacactcacacaacacacacacgctcacaacacacacacgctcacaacacacacacgctcacaacacacacacgctcacaacacacacacacaacacacacacacacaagctcacaacacacacgcacacacacacacaataatacgCCTCACTGAACccacagatacttttgtaccttatATAGGCTCCacttcactctctcacacactctttcTCCTCACCGCTTGGTGTCGGTGAGTCTGCGGTGGATCTCCTCGTACACGTCTACGTTGAAGGTCCTCTGGACGAAGGACAGGGCCATCTTCAGGGCCTCGGCACGGAGCTGGGGACAATGTTGTGCTATGAACTGCAGTCTCTCAATACGCATCAGACCGCTGTAGCTGGACGCAAACTGCTCCAGGTcctagagagggagaccaggagagatgaaagagagagagagacagacagcgagattgagagagagaaagagacaaaacaGTGAAAAGATAACacatgattacatttacattacatttaagtcatttagcagacgctcttatccagagcgacttacaaattggcgcattcaccttatgatatccagtggaacaaccactttacaatagtgcatctaaatgaTAGGAGTAGACCACCATGTGACAGACTAACTTCATTTAGTTCAGTGTTTAGCATAGAATATAGAAGAACTACAAAGCTAAGGAAGATACAGTCAGTAACGTACCAGTGCTAGGGCTAGCTTAGTGCTATAGTAACGTAACAGTGCTAGGGCTAGCTTAGTGCTGTAGTAACGTACCAGCGCCAGGGCTAGCTTAGTGCTATAGTAACGTCCCAGTGCTAGTTTAGTGCTATAGTAACGTCCCAGTGCTAGCTTAGTGTTATAGTAACGTGCTAGGGCTAGCTTAGTGCTATAGTAACGTCCCAGTGCGAGCTTAGTGTTATAGTAACGTGCTAGGGCTAGCTTAGTGCTATAGTAACGTCCCAGTGCTAGTTTAGTGCTATAGTAACGTCCCAGTGCTAGCTTAGTGTTATAGTAACGTGCTAGGGCTAGCTTAGTGCTATAGTAATGTCCCAGTGCTAGTTTAGTACTATAGTAACGTCCCAGTGCTAGGGCTAGCTTAGTGCTATAGTAACGTCCCAGTGCTAGGGCTAGCTTACTGCTATAGTAACGTACTAGTGCTAGTTTAGTGCTATAGTAACATACCGGTGCTAGGGCTAGCTTAGTGCTATAGTAACATACCGGTGCTAGGGCTAGCTTAGTGCTGTAGTAACGTACCAGTGCTAGGGCTAGCTTAGTGCTATAGTAACATACCAGTGCTAGGGCTAGCTTAGTGCTATAGTAACGTACCAGTGCTAGGGCTAGCTTAGTGCTGTAGTAACGTACCAGTGCTAGGGCTAGCTTAGTGCTATAGTAACGTACCAGTGCTAGGGCTAGCTTAGTGCTGTAGTAACGTACCAGTGCTAGGGCTAGCTTAGTGCTATAGTAACATACCAGTGCTAGGGCTAGCTTAGTGCTATAGTAACATACCAGTGCTAGGGCTAGCTTAGTGCTATAGTAACGTACCAGTGCTAGGGCTAGCTTAGTGCTATAGTAACGTACCAGTGCTAGGGCTAGCTTAGTGCTGTAGTAACGTAC contains the following coding sequences:
- the gps1 gene encoding COP9 signalosome complex subunit 1 isoform X2 is translated as MRSALSHQGQKSLFCPPLHLPPPFLPCISPLSRLPSLLQDSSVSELEVAAGAEQAQDSERDRDMARDREKSRASLAQTSASELPCTSHSSSRPNLLSPFTAGDYVLSSSLSACSLLPEGAVEPMQIDADPQEDQQNAPDTNYVVENPTLDLEQFASSYSGLMRIERLQFIAQHCPQLRAEALKMALSFVQRTFNVDVYEEIHRRLTDTKRQAQGVPDAVPDGPVEAPLLDAAWAESTRKKALLKLEKLDTDLKNYKGNSIKESIRRGHDDLGDHYLDCGDLSNALKCYSRARDYCTSAKHVINMCLNVIKVSIYLQNWSHVLSYVSKAESTPEIAEQRGERDSQNQSVLTKLKCAAGLAELASRKYKPAAKCFLQASFDHCDFPELLSPSNVALYGGMCALATFDRQELQKNIISSSSFKLFLELEPQVRDIIFKFYESKYASCLKLLDEMKDNLLLDLYLAPHVRTLYTQIRNRALIQYFSPYVSADMTKMSQSFNTTVLSLEDELTQLILEGLINARIDSHSKILYARDVDQRGHTFEKSVHMGKEFQRRAKAMILRAAVLRNQIHVKSPPREGSQGELTTANSHTTRMSSTM
- the gps1 gene encoding COP9 signalosome complex subunit 1 isoform X1 translates to MPLPVQVFNFQGAVEPMQIDADPQEDQQNAPDTNYVVENPTLDLEQFASSYSGLMRIERLQFIAQHCPQLRAEALKMALSFVQRTFNVDVYEEIHRRLTDTKRQAQGVPDAVPDGPVEAPLLDAAWAESTRKKALLKLEKLDTDLKNYKGNSIKESIRRGHDDLGDHYLDCGDLSNALKCYSRARDYCTSAKHVINMCLNVIKVSIYLQNWSHVLSYVSKAESTPEIAEQRGERDSQNQSVLTKLKCAAGLAELASRKYKPAAKCFLQASFDHCDFPELLSPSNVALYGGMCALATFDRQELQKNIISSSSFKLFLELEPQVRDIIFKFYESKYASCLKLLDEMKDNLLLDLYLAPHVRTLYTQIRNRALIQYFSPYVSADMTKMSQSFNTTVLSLEDELTQLILEGLINARIDSHSKILYARDVDQRGHTFEKSVHMGKEFQRRAKAMILRAAVLRNQIHVKSPPREGSQGELTTANSHTTRMSSTM